The following proteins are co-located in the Fusarium verticillioides 7600 chromosome 7, whole genome shotgun sequence genome:
- a CDS encoding acetyltransferase, whose protein sequence is MSKLEEKLRARLLDREKRSQLRRLTTFSADNVDFSSNAYLSLSSVPEIRIAYQSLVENHAAPPPLLGSGGSRLLDGNSTLAENLERDIAAFHNADAGLLFNSGFDANVGLVSCLPQPGDVVVYDELIHASAHDGMRLSRAGRRVSFKHNRVYGEGGLDDVLSGIGSEKSVFILVEGVYSMDGDVAPLKEILECVKRRLPTNGYIIVDEAHSTGIFGHQGRGLVCELGLEKEIFARLHTFGKAMSSFGAIVLCSPTTREYLINYARTLIYTTAMPFSCLASIGISYQYLQSGRADERLKHLWSLVSYTHKLLAEACSLSQSIRAEEAPRSPIIPVFTSQPRSLAQFCQERGFTVRPIVAPTVPKGSERVRICVHAGNTVAEVQGLVEAIKLWVQVHEGSAKL, encoded by the exons ATGTCGAAattggaggagaagttgagagcGCGATTATTAGATCGTGAGAAACGGTCGCAATTACGACGATTGACGACGTTTTCAGCTGACAACGTCGATTTTTCTTCAAATGCATACCTCTCACTGTCTTCGGTACCGGAAATTCGAATCGCGTATCAGTCCCTTGTTGAGAATCATGCAGCGCCGCCTCCGTTGCTAGGGTCTGGAGGTTCACGGCTGTTGGACGGCAATTCAACCCTCGCCGAGAATCTGGAGAGGGACATTGCGGCATTTCACAATGCAGATGCTGGATTGTTGTTCAATTCGGGGTTTGATGCCAATGTTGGTCTTGTGAGCTGCTTGCCGCAGCCGGGGGATGTTGTGGTGTATGATGAGCTTATTCATGCGAGTGCTCATGATGGAATGAGGTTGAGTCGCGCGGGACGGAGGGTGTCGTTTAAGCATAATCGTGTGTATGGGGAGGGCGGTCTCGATGATGTTTTGAGTGGAATTGGGAGCGAGAAGTCGGTTTTTATCCTTGTTGAGGGTGTTTACAGCATGGATGGCGATGTTGCTCCTCTCAAAGAGATTCTCGAATGCGTCAAAAGGAGACTCCCGACGAACGGCtacatcatcgtcgacgaGGCACATTCAACAGGCATTTTTGGTCACCAAGGACGAGGTCTGGTCTGCGAATTGGGTTTGGAGAAGGAAATATTCGCACGATTGCACACTTTTGGCAAAGCAATGAGTTCTTTTGGAG CTATCGTTTTGTGCTCCCCTACGACACGAGAGTACCTCATAAACTACGCCCGAACTCTCATCTACACGACCGCAATGCCATTCTCCTGTCTCGCAAGTATCGGTATCTCCTATCAGTATCTCCAGAGCGGAAGGGCTGATGAGAGGCTGAAGCATCTCTGGAGTCTGGTGAGCTATACACACAAGTTACTAGCGGAGGCATGCTCCCTCAGCCAATCAATTCGCGCAGAGGAAGCCCCAAGATCTCCAATTATACCGGTTTTCACCTCCCAGCCACGCAGTCTAGCTCAATTCTGTCAGGAAAGAGGATTCACGGTTCGACCTATCGTGGCGCCGACGGTACCAAAGGGCAGTGAGAGGGTGAGGATCTGTGTGCATGCAGGGAACACTGTTGCGGAAGTGCAGGGATTGGTTGAGGCTATTAAGCTGTGGGTGCAGGTCCACGAGGGGTCTGCTAAACTATAG
- a CDS encoding adenosylmethionine-8-amino-7-oxononanoate aminotransferase, translating into MAPVPALLWRSLRAHQVYGANTDVGKTIFSTILCNAASKRGDKTWFLKPVSTGAADEADGCHIQRYAPSTNHETLFQYDIPCSPHIAAKASGKPIPSDQDVLTKIYDTTSRYASQGPGWLFLETAGGVHSPGPSGTTQADLYAPLRAPVILVGDSKLGGISQTISAYESLRMRGHDIESILLFQDMKYENYQYLRDYFGKLGGISVDTVPEPPARLDNEQEDIEQMKEYYASRNVDHVLEVLDKRGKDRISRLESMTSKASKSIWYPFTQQKLVTADTISAIDSAHGDYFQVLNPSPSTPNLLQPAFDGSASWWSQGLGHANSRLTLAAAYAAGRYGHVMFAEAIHEPALALAEMLLKGADNPRFSRVFYSDNGSTGCEVAVKMALRAARLRYGWGPNENVHILGLKGSYHGDTIGAMDCAEPCVYNEKIEWYEGKGYWFDYPTIQCVRGKWVVQVPDGLRDELGQDSDLRSISEVFDLESRLNTEHYRKYERYIEGVLSKLQASGRKFGALMMEPIILGAGGMIFVDPLFQRALVDVVRRSPHLVGKGSSPKDPLSWSGLPVIFDEVFTGLYRLGRFTAASFLGTDADISVNAKLLTGGLVPLCTTMASESIFDAFVSDDKSDALLHGHSYTAHAVGCQVAVESVREMQDMEKRGEWEWAEKDWEEDTQAWSVWSREFVNSVSHNQQVLGVWALGSVLAISLRDEDGVGYKSLAAKKLQTHLREGTGAWNAHSRVLGNVFYVMASQKTSRQSLQELQGLLLGALSK; encoded by the exons ATGGCGCCCGTGCCTGCTCTTCTCTGGCGATCGCTGCGAGCGCATCAGGTCTACGGTGCGAATACTGATGTGGGCAAGACGATTTTCAGCACGATTTTGTGTAATGCTGCGAGTAAGCGGGGTGACAAGACATGGTTTCTTAAGCCGGTTTCTACAGGGGCTGCGGATGAGGCCGATGGATG TCATATTCAACGATATGCTCCGTCTACGAACCATGAGACGCTGTTCCAATACGATATTCCTTGCAGTCCTCATATAGCTGCGAAGGCATCTGGCAAG CCAATTCCATCTGATCAAGATGTTCTCACAAAGATCTACGACACCACATCGCGATACGCGTCTCAAGGACCAGGATGGCTGTTTCTAGAGACTGCTGGAGGCGTTCATTCACCTGGTCCATCTGGTACGACGCAGGCTGATCTATACGCTCCATTGCGTGCGCCAGTCATTCTCGTCGGCGACTCAAAGCTCGGTGGTATCTCACAGACCATTTCTGCTTACGAGTCCTTGCGAATGCGCGGCCATGACATTGAGTCaattcttctcttccaagacatgAAGTACGAAAACTATCAATACCTTCGAGACTACTTTGGAAAGCTGGGCGGCATCTCGGTCGACACAGTCCCTGAACCACCTGCTCGACTCGAcaatgaacaagaagacattgagcaGATGAAAGAGTACTACGCCTCCCGCAACGTCGACCACGTCCTCGAAGTTCTCGACAAACGAGGAAAAGACCGAATCTCTCGCCTCGAATCAATGACCTCTAAAGCAAGCAAATCAATCTGGTACCCCTTCACCCAACAAAAGCTCGTCACCGCCGATACAATCTCCGCCATCGACTCAGCCCACGGCGACTATTTCCAAGTCCTCaacccctccccctccacTCCCAATCTTCTCCAACCTGCCTTTGACGGCTCAGCATCATGGTGGTCCCAAGGTCTCGGCCACGCCAACTCGCGCCTCACCCTCGCAGCAGCCTACGCAGCCGGTCGGTACGGCCACGTAATGTTTGCCGAGGCAATCCACGAGCCTGCATTAGCGCTGGCGGAGATGCTCCTCAAGGGCGCAGACAATCCGCGATTTTCACGTGTTTTCTACTCTGATAATGGGAGTACCGGGTGTGAAGtcgctgtcaagatggcgcTGCGGGCGGCGAGGCTGCGGTATGGATGGGGACCGAATGAAAATGTTCATATTCTGGGACTCAAGGGGAGTTACCATGGGGATACTATTGGTGCGATGGATTGTGCTGAGCCGTGTGTTTACAATGAAAAGATTGAGTGGTATGAGGGTAAGGGGTATTGGTTTGACTATCCTACCATTCAGTGCGTCAGAGGGAAGTGGGTTGTTCAGGTTCCCGATGGTCTGAGGGATGAACTGGGACAGGATTCGGATCTCAGATCGATCTCGGAGGTTTTTGATCTTGAATCTCGGCTCAATACCGAGCACTACCGAAAGTATGAGCGGTATATTGAGGGCGTTCTGTCAAAACTCCAAGCTTCTGGACGCAAGTTTGGCGCTCTCATGATGGAGCCGATAATTCTCGGCGCAGGAGGCATGATCTTTGT TGACCCCCTCTTCCAAAGAGCCCTAGTGGACGTCGTCCGTCGATCCCCTCACCTCGTTGGCAAAGGCTCTAGCCCCAAGGATCCACTCTCGTGGTCTGGACTCCCCGTAATTTTCGACGAAGTTTTTACCGGGCTATACCGCCTTGGTCGGTTCACAGCGGCGTCATTTCTCGGCACCGACGCCGACATCTCAGTCAACGCTAAACTACTTACGGGCGGGCTTGTACCGCTCTGCACGACCATGGCATCAGAGAGTATTTTCGATGCGTTTGTTAGTGATGACAAGAGCGATGCTTTACTGCATGGACATTCTTACACAGCGCATGCTGTTGGGTGTCAAGTTGCTGTTGAGTCGGTGCGGGAGATGCAggatatggagaagaggggagaATGGGAATGGGCGGAGAAGGATTGGGAGGAGGATACGCAGGCCTGGTCTGTTTGGTCGAGAGAGTTTGTTAACAGTGTCTCGCATAATCAGCAGGTTCTGGGTGTTTGGGCTCTTGGAAGTGTTTTGGCGATTAGTTTGagggatgaggatggtgttgggtACAAGAGTTTGGCCGCCAAGAAACTTCAGACTCATTTGAGAGAGGGAACTGGGGCTTGGAATGCTCACAGTCGAGTTTTGGGCAATGTTTTCTATGTCATGGCGAGTCAGAAGACGAGTCGACAGAGTCTTCAAGAGCTGCAGGGGCTGTTATTGGGGGCTTTGAGTAAATAG
- a CDS encoding adenosylmethionine-8-amino-7-oxononanoate aminotransferase, with amino-acid sequence MRGHDIESILLFQDMKYENYQYLRDYFGKLGGISVDTVPEPPARLDNEQEDIEQMKEYYASRNVDHVLEVLDKRGKDRISRLESMTSKASKSIWYPFTQQKLVTADTISAIDSAHGDYFQVLNPSPSTPNLLQPAFDGSASWWSQGLGHANSRLTLAAAYAAGRYGHVMFAEAIHEPALALAEMLLKGADNPRFSRVFYSDNGSTGCEVAVKMALRAARLRYGWGPNENVHILGLKGSYHGDTIGAMDCAEPCVYNEKIEWYEGKGYWFDYPTIQCVRGKWVVQVPDGLRDELGQDSDLRSISEVFDLESRLNTEHYRKYERYIEGVLSKLQASGRKFGALMMEPIILGAGGMIFVDPLFQRALVDVVRRSPHLVGKGSSPKDPLSWSGLPVIFDEVFTGLYRLGRFTAASFLGTDADISVNAKLLTGGLVPLCTTMASESIFDAFVSDDKSDALLHGHSYTAHAVGCQVAVESVREMQDMEKRGEWEWAEKDWEEDTQAWSVWSREFVNSVSHNQQVLGVWALGSVLAISLRDEDGVGYKSLAAKKLQTHLREGTGAWNAHSRVLGNVFYVMASQKTSRQSLQELQGLLLGALSK; translated from the exons ATGCGCGGCCATGACATTGAGTCaattcttctcttccaagacatgAAGTACGAAAACTATCAATACCTTCGAGACTACTTTGGAAAGCTGGGCGGCATCTCGGTCGACACAGTCCCTGAACCACCTGCTCGACTCGAcaatgaacaagaagacattgagcaGATGAAAGAGTACTACGCCTCCCGCAACGTCGACCACGTCCTCGAAGTTCTCGACAAACGAGGAAAAGACCGAATCTCTCGCCTCGAATCAATGACCTCTAAAGCAAGCAAATCAATCTGGTACCCCTTCACCCAACAAAAGCTCGTCACCGCCGATACAATCTCCGCCATCGACTCAGCCCACGGCGACTATTTCCAAGTCCTCaacccctccccctccacTCCCAATCTTCTCCAACCTGCCTTTGACGGCTCAGCATCATGGTGGTCCCAAGGTCTCGGCCACGCCAACTCGCGCCTCACCCTCGCAGCAGCCTACGCAGCCGGTCGGTACGGCCACGTAATGTTTGCCGAGGCAATCCACGAGCCTGCATTAGCGCTGGCGGAGATGCTCCTCAAGGGCGCAGACAATCCGCGATTTTCACGTGTTTTCTACTCTGATAATGGGAGTACCGGGTGTGAAGtcgctgtcaagatggcgcTGCGGGCGGCGAGGCTGCGGTATGGATGGGGACCGAATGAAAATGTTCATATTCTGGGACTCAAGGGGAGTTACCATGGGGATACTATTGGTGCGATGGATTGTGCTGAGCCGTGTGTTTACAATGAAAAGATTGAGTGGTATGAGGGTAAGGGGTATTGGTTTGACTATCCTACCATTCAGTGCGTCAGAGGGAAGTGGGTTGTTCAGGTTCCCGATGGTCTGAGGGATGAACTGGGACAGGATTCGGATCTCAGATCGATCTCGGAGGTTTTTGATCTTGAATCTCGGCTCAATACCGAGCACTACCGAAAGTATGAGCGGTATATTGAGGGCGTTCTGTCAAAACTCCAAGCTTCTGGACGCAAGTTTGGCGCTCTCATGATGGAGCCGATAATTCTCGGCGCAGGAGGCATGATCTTTGT TGACCCCCTCTTCCAAAGAGCCCTAGTGGACGTCGTCCGTCGATCCCCTCACCTCGTTGGCAAAGGCTCTAGCCCCAAGGATCCACTCTCGTGGTCTGGACTCCCCGTAATTTTCGACGAAGTTTTTACCGGGCTATACCGCCTTGGTCGGTTCACAGCGGCGTCATTTCTCGGCACCGACGCCGACATCTCAGTCAACGCTAAACTACTTACGGGCGGGCTTGTACCGCTCTGCACGACCATGGCATCAGAGAGTATTTTCGATGCGTTTGTTAGTGATGACAAGAGCGATGCTTTACTGCATGGACATTCTTACACAGCGCATGCTGTTGGGTGTCAAGTTGCTGTTGAGTCGGTGCGGGAGATGCAggatatggagaagaggggagaATGGGAATGGGCGGAGAAGGATTGGGAGGAGGATACGCAGGCCTGGTCTGTTTGGTCGAGAGAGTTTGTTAACAGTGTCTCGCATAATCAGCAGGTTCTGGGTGTTTGGGCTCTTGGAAGTGTTTTGGCGATTAGTTTGagggatgaggatggtgttgggtACAAGAGTTTGGCCGCCAAGAAACTTCAGACTCATTTGAGAGAGGGAACTGGGGCTTGGAATGCTCACAGTCGAGTTTTGGGCAATGTTTTCTATGTCATGGCGAGTCAGAAGACGAGTCGACAGAGTCTTCAAGAGCTGCAGGGGCTGTTATTGGGGGCTTTGAGTAAATAG
- a CDS encoding MFS transporter, SP family, general alpha glucoside:H+ symporter, with amino-acid sequence MSPDSKVDNGIAPFAVPVDANVAHEAAAATEAEHNMGLMQSFKLYKKACLWSIFLSVCIIMEGFDVVLLNNLFAYPPFQKKFGVEQPDGTYQLTAAWQSGLSNGTLCGQIIGLFLNGIIADRFGYRKTLIGALIGCIGFIFIIFFSETLVQLLIGEIFIGIPWGVFQTLTTTYASEVCPTHLRAYLTTFVNLCWVLGQFIASGVLRAMVTRDDELGYKIPFALQWMWPVPLIIGIYLAPESPWWLVRRGRIEEAKRSLERLTVRNSNVDFRPDETISMMVHTNEMEKEAQAGTSYFDLFKGVSLRRTEIVCVTWMIQTLCGATFMGYSTYFYQQAGMAVENSFSMSLGQYAIGAVGTVFSWFLMGWFGRRTLYLYGQLAMCVFLLTIGCVAFAGRDNVAAQWTIGSLLLVYTFTYDSTVGPVCYSLVAELSSTRLRTKTVVLARNTYNIVGIMTNIITPRMLNPSAWNWGAKAGFFWAGTCFLCAVWTYFRLPEPKGRTYGELDVLFERGVPARQFKTTEIERVDAEFQTKEKASAVYVEKVNSSAS; translated from the coding sequence TGTCTCCTGATAGCAAggttgacaatggcatcgcCCCTTTCGCGGTGCCAGTCGACGCCAACGTCGCTCATGAAGCTGCCGCTGCTACTGAAGCCGAGCACAACATGGGCTTGATGCAGTCTTTCAAGCTCTACAAGAAGGCTTGTCTGTGgtccatctttctctccgtATGCATCATTATGGAGGGATTCGATGTTgtcctcctcaacaacctcttcgcTTATCCCCCGTTCCAGAAGAaatttggtgttgagcagcCTGACGGCACGTATCAACTGACAGCTGCTTGGCAATCTGGTCTCTCCAACGGAACTCTCTGCGGTCAAATCATCGGTCTTTTCCTCAACGGTATCATCGCTGATCGCTTCGGTTATCGCAAGACCCTGATCGGTGCTCTCATTGGCTGcattggcttcatcttcatcatcttcttctctgagACTCTGGttcagcttctcattggAGAGATCTTTATCGGTATTCCCTGGGGTGTCTTCCAGACCCTCACCACCACCTACGCCTCTGAGGTCTGCCCTACCCACCTCCGCGCTTATCTCACTACCTTCGTCAACCTCTGCTGGGTTCTCGGCCAGTTCATCGCCTCTGGTGTTCTCCGTGCCATGGTCACCCgcgatgatgagcttggataCAAGATTCCCTTTGCTCTGCAGTGGATGTGGCCTGTTcccctcatcatcggaatCTACCTTGCTCCCGAATCTCCCTGGTGGCTCGTTCGTCGCGGCCGCATCGAAGAGGCCAAGAGATCTCTCGAGCGTCTCACCGTCCGCAACAGCAATGTCGACTTCAGACCCGATGAGACCATCTCCATGATGGTTCACACCAACGAGATGGAAAAGGAAGCTCAGGCGGGTACTTCGTActttgatctcttcaagGGCGTTAGTCTTCGTCGAACTGAGATTGTCTGTGTTACCTGGATGATTCAGACTCTCTGCGGTGCTACCTTTATGGGTTATTCTACCTACTTCTATCAGCAGGCCGGTATGGCTGTCGAGAACAGTTTCTCCATGTCTCTCGGCCAGTACGCCATTGGCGCTGTCGGTACCGTCTTTTCCTGGTTCCTCATGGGTTGGTTCGGTCGCCGAACCCTCTACCTCTATGGGCAGCTTGCCATGTGTGTCTTCCTCTTGACCATTGGCTGTGTCGCCTTTGCTGGCCGTGACAACGTCGCTGCTCAATGGACCATCggatctcttcttctcgtctaCACCTTCACCTACGATTCGACTGTCGGACCCGTCTGCTACTCTCTCGTGGCCGAGTTGTCCTCCACCCGTCTCCGAACCAAGACCGTCGTCCTCGCCCGAAACACATACAACATTGTCGGAATCATGACCAACATTATTACTCCTCGCATGTTGAATCCTTCTGCTTGGAACTGGGGTGCCAAGGCTGGTTTCTTCTGGGCTGGAACCTGCTTCCTCTGTGCTGTCTGGACATATTTCCGTCTTCCTGAGCCCAAGGGCCGAACATACGGTGAGCTCGACGTTCTCTTTGAGCGTGGAGTTCCTGCTCGCCAGTTCAAGACTACTGAGATTGAGCGTGTTGATGCCGAGTTTCAGACCAAGGAAAAGGCTAGCGCTGTGTACGTTGAGAAGGTGAACAGCAGTGCGTCTTAG